The DNA region ACGGCGCATCGCCGCGGTCGTCAGCCCTTCGGCGTCGAGGACGACCGCGACGGGATTACCCAGGCAACGCACGGACGTGAAGACATCCACCTGTTGAAAGGCTCGTTGCATGACCGGTTACGAGCTCAGCCGCAGGGGGTCGAAGCGTTCGCGATACCGACTGGCACGGTAGACCCCGAGAATGCGGTAGTCGGCGAAGAACCCGAGTTCGGCGAAGGCGCGTTCCACCGCGGGATCCTCCGGGCTGCCCTCGATGTCGGCGAGGAACTGCGTCGCCACGAACTCACCGCTGATCATGCAGCTTTCGAGCTTCGTCATGTTGATGCCGTTCGTGGCGAAACCGCCGAGCGCCTTGTACAGGGCGGCGGGCATGTTGCGCACCTTGAACACGAAGGTGGTCACGATCGGCCCGACACCGGCCGCGGCCCGCAGGCGCTCGTTCGACAGGATGAGGAACCGGGTCGTGTTGTGATCCTCGTCCTCGAGGTCGGGCCGGAGCACCCGCAGGCCGTACTCCTCGGCTGCCAGCCGCGAGGCGACGGCCGCCTTCGTCACATCACCCCACTCGGCGACCTCGCGGGCGCTGCCCGCGGTGTCCGCGGCCGGTACGGCGGTGAGGCCGAGCCCGCGGATCGCGTTGCGGCACTGGGCCAGGGCCTGCGGATGGCTGTGCACGGTCTTCAGATCATCCATGGTCGCCCGCGGGAGCCCGAGGAGCTGATGACGTATGGGCAGGAAGAACTCGCCGATAATGTGTACGGACGAGTTCGGCAGCAGATGGTGGATGTCGGCGACCCGGCCCGCGGTCGAGTTCTCCACCGGGATCATCGCCAGGCCGACCGCGCCGTCCTCCAGCGCGGTGAAGCACTCCTCGAAGGTCTGGAAGGGCACCGCCTCGAAGTCGGGGTAGACGTCGCGGCAGGCGATGTGGGAGTTGGCCCCCGGCTCGCCCTGATATGCGATCTTCTGGCTCCCGGTCATCGCGGGTTCCTGCCTCCGGTCTGTGGTTCCGCTGCAAAGCCGTCGCGCGGGCGGTCCCGCCGGACCCGCCGTGGCTGGCCGGCCGGCTCACGGCCTGGAAGTCCGACCGCCGCATCCGACGGTACCGGCCCGCCACCCCGCCGCCCGCCGCCGCCGGGTCTTCTGGTGCCGGTCCGGGTGTCCGGGCGGGGATCAGGCGGAGTGCGCCTGGGCGAACGCGTCGAGGATCTCCCGGGGGATGCGGCCGCGGTCGCCGACCTCGAATCCGTTCTGGCGGGCCCAGACACGGATCCTCCCGGCGTCCCGGCCGGCGGCCCCGTTCCCGCCCCCGCTCGCGGCCGTCGTGGTGGGGGTCGGGGCGCCGCCGGGCTCACCGGCGGCCCCGGGGTCGGGTGGGACCACCTGCGTGGCCAGTGTCCGGATCTGCTCCGCGTCCCTGGTGGACGTGAGCACGTTCGCCCCCGGCAGGTAGCTGATCGTGATCGGCTCGTCGTCGTCGTCGTCAGGCGTGGCGTCGTTGTCGTCGACCAGCCCGGGGCTGTCGGCGGGCGGCCGCGCACACACCGCTCGGGCCAGGTCGGTGAGATGCGCGTGATGCGTCAGCAGAATGATCTGCCAGCGTCCGGCGATCTCGGCCAGCACCCGGAGCGCCGCCTCGGCCCGCGTGTCGTCGAACGTCATCAGGACGTCGTCGAGCACGACCGGCAGCGTCGGCTCGCCGCGGCCGATCCGCTCCCGCTGGAGCTGGTCGATCGCGGCCAGGCGCAGGGCCAGGAACACCTGGTCGGCCGTGCCCTCCGAGAGCTCGCCCGGGCCGAGCTCGTCCTCGTCGGCGCGGATGACCCGCAGCGTCCGGGCACCGTCGCCGCGATCGATGGCCCGCAGGGCGACGTAGCGGCCCTCGGTGAGCCGTTCGAGCAGGCGTCCCGCGTCCGCGAGCAGCGGGGACGCGTGACGACGCTCATAGGACTCCAGCTCGCGACCGAGCGTCTCGTACTGAATGCGCGCGATGACGTAGCGCTCCGCTGTCTCCGCCACGAGCGCCAGCGACTCCTGGGCACGGGCGTGCAGCTCGCCGGTCGCCGCGCCGCTCTCAAGATCGCGCAGATGTCGCTCGACCGTCCCGACGGCCGTCCAGGCCGCTGTCTGAGCGGCCGTGCGGCGCTCGTGCTCGTCGCGGGCGGCGGCGAGGTCGGCGGCGAGGTCCTCGTCGGTGCTCGCGGCCAACGCGTCGACAGCGGTCTCGAGGTCGTCGTCGGGCGCCGCGGCACGCAGCAGGCCCTCGGTGGCGGTCATCGCCGCCGTGATCCCGGCGAGGTCCCGGCCACGGTCCGCGGCGCCGGACAGCTCCTCCCCGGGTGCGAGGACGACCTGCGCGCGCAGGTCGTCCAGGCGGCCAGTGGCGCTGTCCCGAAGCAGCGTCGCGGCGGTGACCCGGGTGTTCAGCGTGGCGACCGCCTGGTCGATCTCCGTGCGACGGGTACGGCTCTCGATGCTCGCCCGGTGCCGTGCGCTGAGCTGATCGAGCAGATCGGCCAGCTCGCCGGCCTCGTGGGCCTCGTCGGGCGGGCCGGCCTCGTCGGGCGGGCCGGAGTGCTCGCCACGCGAGCGGCACAGGAGGCCGTGTCGGGCCGCGAGCTCGTGGACCTCCGTGGCGAACGCGCGATGGCGGCCGGCGGCGCGCTCGGCGTCCCGCGCCGCCCGGTCGGCCTGCTCGTGCAGGGCCGCGGCCCGGGCGAGCACGCCACGCCGTTCGGTCCAGCCCCGCGGGTCGGTGACCGACGCCAGCCCGGCCGCCCGGACGAGGACGTCCCAGTCGGCCTCGGCGCCGAGCAGCTCCTCCCGCCGCTTGTCCCGTTCGCGTTCGGCCTCCTCGACGGCCCGCCCGAAGTGGGTGGCGTCGGCCCGGCGGACCTGGGCGAGGTCGTCGTCCGCGAGGACGGTCTGGGCGCAGGTGAGGAGGCTGTCGAGGTCGGCGTCCACCCGGGCGAGGCCGATCTCGGCGAGTGCCTGGGCGAGCGCGGTCCGCTGGGCGCCGGCCTGCTCACCCAGCCGGGCGATGCGGATCTCGGCGGCGAGCAGCTCCGCGTGCGCCCGGTGCGCCTCGTCAACGGCCCGCTGGACGTCGTCGGCGTCCGCCCGCGAGGGTACGGCCAGACCCGGCTCGCGCCACTGGCCCTCCCACGCCGCGCGGGCTCGGTCGGCTTCCTCCGTGGCGGTCGCGGTGGCCGCGAGCGCCACGGAGGCCCGTTCCCGCGCGAGGTCGGCGTCCCGGTGCAGCTGGGCTCGCCGGGCGGCCAGGTCGGCATGGCGGATGAGCTGATCCGCGACCTCGTCGGCGCGGGCGATTCCGGCGGCGATGACCGGCAGCAGCTCGCGAGCCCGCTGTGGGGTGAGCCCACCGCCGGCCGGGGCCAGGACCGGGGCCGGGGTCGCCGGCGGCTGGCTGCCGGCCGCGTCGACCAGCAGGTTCCAGAGCTCCTCGCGGGTCGCGCGGGCCCGGTCCAACGTGGCCTGGTCCGGGAGGTCACGGCCGTCGGCGTCAGCGACCCGGCTCTGCGCGAGCTCGAGGTCCCGGGTGGCGTCGACGAGTTCCTCCTCGCGCCGGGCGAGTGCCACCTCCGCGGTGTCGAGCCGGTCGCGCGCCAGCCGGATCTCGTCGCGCCCGGGCATCGCGGGTGGGGGTCCGTCCGGGTCGCGGGCACCGGCCCGGCGCATCGCCTCCCGGCGGTCGCGGACCGCGCGGGCCACCTCGTCGACGGCTGCCCTGGTCAGCGCGGTCGCCGACCCGTCGCCGGCTATCGCGGTGAGCACCGCCTTCAACTGGCTGACGGACGCCGGGTCGTGGCCCGGGGACTGGTCGGCGCCGTCGCGGCGCAGGCGGGCGGTGGCGAGCGCGTCCTCGGCGCGGCGCAGCTCGTCGGTCAACTCCCCGGCGGTCACGGCGAGCGCGTCGAGCTGGGCGGAGATGTCCCGTGGCACGTGCAGGTCGGCCAGGAGCTCGGCGGCGGTGCGTGGGTCGTCCGGGCCGGCCAGGTCGAGCAGGAGCAGACGGGCGGAGTCCGCGTGGCGTCCGGCCTCACTCTCGAGCGCGCGGGCCTCGGTACCGTCGCCGAGCCGTGCCACGCGGGACTGCTCCAGGCGGGTGATCATCTCGCCGTCGGCGAGCCCGGACTCGTCGGTCGTCAGCGCCTCCCGCGCGGCCCGGCGGTCGAGCAGGTCGGCGGTCAGCCGGTCGAGGTCGGCCTCGGCCGCCGCGGCCTCCCGCACGCTGGCGTCGAACAGCGCCGTCTGCTCGGCGGTGAGGGCCACGCCCGCGGCGAGCAGCGTGGCGTGGCGTTCCCGGAGCCTGATCAGTTCCCGGGCGTGCGGGGCGGCGCGCGCCCACCGCTCCAGGCGGGACCGGCGGTCGGCGGCGGCCCGGGTGGCCGCCGCGGCCGTCTGCGCGTCCCGGCGGCGCAGTGCCTGCTCCCGGCGGGCGTCCTCGACATGGGCCGCGCGGGTCATGGCGGACGCCGCCTGCGCGGCCAGCCGCTCGTAGTCCGCCAGCGCGGTGCGGACCTGGACGTTCTTGTTGTTGCGGTGGGCCTTGTAAAGGGAGTCCATCTCCGCGGCGAGTGTGTCGAGCAGGCCGCGGACCGCCCGCCCACT from Parafrankia discariae includes:
- a CDS encoding prephenate dehydratase — encoded protein: MTGSQKIAYQGEPGANSHIACRDVYPDFEAVPFQTFEECFTALEDGAVGLAMIPVENSTAGRVADIHHLLPNSSVHIIGEFFLPIRHQLLGLPRATMDDLKTVHSHPQALAQCRNAIRGLGLTAVPAADTAGSAREVAEWGDVTKAAVASRLAAEEYGLRVLRPDLEDEDHNTTRFLILSNERLRAAAGVGPIVTTFVFKVRNMPAALYKALGGFATNGINMTKLESCMISGEFVATQFLADIEGSPEDPAVERAFAELGFFADYRILGVYRASRYRERFDPLRLSS
- a CDS encoding AAA family ATPase produces the protein MRVRALGLDRYGAFEDRRVEFGRGLTLVVGANEAGKSTMLDALSDLLWTFRGTRRSFQFGQGALSLTADLELPAAPSAGAASAGATPPVRVEVRRRNSGLQTVDDGAVFLPPWGSGGADARRRWRQAFGLSHTELRAGGASVFEGTGDLAELVFTARSGRAVRGLLDTLAAEMDSLYKAHRNNKNVQVRTALADYERLAAQAASAMTRAAHVEDARREQALRRRDAQTAAAATRAAADRRSRLERWARAAPHARELIRLRERHATLLAAGVALTAEQTALFDASVREAAAAEADLDRLTADLLDRRAAREALTTDESGLADGEMITRLEQSRVARLGDGTEARALESEAGRHADSARLLLLDLAGPDDPRTAAELLADLHVPRDISAQLDALAVTAGELTDELRRAEDALATARLRRDGADQSPGHDPASVSQLKAVLTAIAGDGSATALTRAAVDEVARAVRDRREAMRRAGARDPDGPPPAMPGRDEIRLARDRLDTAEVALARREEELVDATRDLELAQSRVADADGRDLPDQATLDRARATREELWNLLVDAAGSQPPATPAPVLAPAGGGLTPQRARELLPVIAAGIARADEVADQLIRHADLAARRAQLHRDADLARERASVALAATATATEEADRARAAWEGQWREPGLAVPSRADADDVQRAVDEAHRAHAELLAAEIRIARLGEQAGAQRTALAQALAEIGLARVDADLDSLLTCAQTVLADDDLAQVRRADATHFGRAVEEAERERDKRREELLGAEADWDVLVRAAGLASVTDPRGWTERRGVLARAAALHEQADRAARDAERAAGRHRAFATEVHELAARHGLLCRSRGEHSGPPDEAGPPDEAHEAGELADLLDQLSARHRASIESRTRRTEIDQAVATLNTRVTAATLLRDSATGRLDDLRAQVVLAPGEELSGAADRGRDLAGITAAMTATEGLLRAAAPDDDLETAVDALAASTDEDLAADLAAARDEHERRTAAQTAAWTAVGTVERHLRDLESGAATGELHARAQESLALVAETAERYVIARIQYETLGRELESYERRHASPLLADAGRLLERLTEGRYVALRAIDRGDGARTLRVIRADEDELGPGELSEGTADQVFLALRLAAIDQLQRERIGRGEPTLPVVLDDVLMTFDDTRAEAALRVLAEIAGRWQIILLTHHAHLTDLARAVCARPPADSPGLVDDNDATPDDDDDEPITISYLPGANVLTSTRDAEQIRTLATQVVPPDPGAAGEPGGAPTPTTTAASGGGNGAAGRDAGRIRVWARQNGFEVGDRGRIPREILDAFAQAHSA